A genome region from Myxosarcina sp. GI1 includes the following:
- a CDS encoding glycerophosphodiester phosphodiesterase family protein produces MKKSILIIASIFLIVAFLPSVLAHPISSASDFISFEDGTYSIEIPDGQIDKFFHWNANYPKLISAHRGGFTTGFPENAIATFENTLTTAPALLEVDVRRTADGSWILMHDEDLSRTTNGKGIVKQTNLATIKTFLLKDNQGNLTPYHVPNLEETLLWANGRTILELDLKSDDYTDEVVEIISQLDAGDRVRFITDNIEQATKIYNLNPEIHLGISISADNLNAVLAEVAAAPFTLRKISVFTGTQPQSADFYQKLHARGLVTIQGVFGEQNLFENTSIDELNEKQRKTLFDSVFDRGGDVIASDYYQQIADIIVSDNR; encoded by the coding sequence GTGAAAAAATCGATACTAATAATAGCTAGCATCTTTTTAATAGTTGCCTTTCTGCCAAGTGTTCTCGCTCACCCTATAAGTTCGGCGAGCGATTTTATTAGTTTTGAAGATGGCACTTACTCTATTGAAATTCCCGATGGACAAATTGATAAATTTTTTCACTGGAACGCCAACTATCCCAAACTAATTTCGGCTCATCGCGGTGGCTTTACTACTGGCTTTCCCGAAAATGCGATCGCCACTTTTGAGAATACTTTAACTACTGCACCCGCCTTACTGGAAGTTGACGTGCGACGTACTGCCGACGGAAGCTGGATTTTAATGCACGATGAGGATCTAAGTCGTACCACAAACGGTAAAGGAATAGTCAAACAGACTAATTTAGCGACAATTAAAACTTTTCTACTTAAGGATAACCAAGGCAATCTTACTCCCTATCACGTACCAAATTTAGAAGAAACTTTACTATGGGCGAATGGACGCACTATTCTCGAACTCGATCTAAAATCTGACGACTATACAGATGAAGTTGTTGAGATAATTAGTCAACTCGATGCCGGAGACAGAGTACGCTTTATTACCGACAATATCGAACAGGCTACCAAAATATACAATCTCAATCCTGAAATACATCTCGGTATATCTATCTCCGCCGATAACCTAAATGCTGTATTAGCAGAAGTTGCCGCAGCACCTTTTACTTTGAGAAAAATAAGCGTATTTACGGGGACGCAACCACAGTCAGCAGATTTCTATCAAAAGTTACACGCTCGCGGTCTTGTTACAATTCAAGGTGTATTTGGCGAACAAAATCTTTTTGAAAATACTTCTATCGATGAGCTTAATGAGAAACAGCGCAAAACTCTTTTTGACTCTGTATTCGATCGCGGTGGTGATGTAATTGCCTCAGATTATTATCAGCAAATTGCAGATATTATTGTATCAGATAATAGATAA